From the Theobroma cacao cultivar B97-61/B2 chromosome 2, Criollo_cocoa_genome_V2, whole genome shotgun sequence genome, one window contains:
- the LOC108660689 gene encoding uncharacterized protein LOC108660689, translated as MPSYIKFLKDILSKKRRLGEFETVVLIEECIAIIQNKPSPKFKDPSSFTIPCTISTLLFAKALSDLGASINLMLLYIYRKLGLGEIKLTSMTLQLTDRSFTYLRGIVEDVLVKVDFQVNFIVLHIEEDRETPIILGRLFLATTKALIDVKKGELTLKVQDQELTFNIFKAIKFPQEFDECFAINIVNKITNEVFIENYPNDPLEASLISTSERDDDEFLEFVGCSTTCYYI; from the coding sequence ATGCCAAGCTATATCAAGTTCCTTAAAGACATTCTGTCTAAAAAGAGAAGATTAGGTGAATTTGAGACAGTTGTACTTATTGAGGAGTGCATTGCTATCATCCAGAATAAGCCTTCACCAAAGTTCAAGGATCCAAGTAGTTTCACCATTCCATGCACTATTAGTACTCTATTGTTTGCAAAAGCTTTAAGTGATTTGGGAGCAAGTATcaatttgatgttattatatatttatcgAAAACTTGGTTTGGGGGAAATCAAGCTTACTTCTATGACCTTGCAACTCACTGATCGATCTTTCACTTATCTAAGAGGTATTGTTGAAGATGTGCTAGTTAAAGTTGATTTTCAAGTAAACTTCATAGTACTTCACATAGAGGAAGATCGTGAAACACCAATTATTTTGGGGAGACTATTTTTAGCTACTACTAAAGCTCTTATTGATGTAAAAAAGGGAGAACTTACCTTAAAGGTTCAAGACCAAGAGTTAactttcaatattttcaaagcgATAAAGTTTCCTCAAGAGTTTGATGAATGCTTTGCAATCAACATAGTAAATAAAATCACCAATGAAGTGTTTATAGAAAACTATCCCAATGATCCACTTGAGGCTTCTTTAATTTCTACTTCTGAAagggatgatgatgaatttctTGAATTTGTTGGATGCTCCACCACgtgttattatatttaa